DNA from Crocosphaera sp. UHCC 0190:
TAGCGACGATTATGGCGATTTCTTGACTGTGGGGTAACTTTTCATCCAGGACAATGACCGCAAAAACAATGCTCGCTAAACCTCTAGGGCCAAACCACCCAATAAAGAGTTTAGTCCATAGGTCTAATTTCATACCGAATAGGGCAATAAATACAGGAAGCATACGAATCAGCGTCAGACTCAAAACCCCATAGAGAAAGGCTTGCCAGCTAGGGTGATTGAATACTAACACAACGACGGAAGACCCAAAGGCGACCCAAGTAATCAAAGAGAGGGTATCGCCAGTCGCTTCGGCGGCGATTAACAGTTCTTTCTTGCCTCTTTTGACGATTCCCCCAAAAACAAGTCCCCCCACAAAGCAAGAGATAAATCCACTGCCTCCCAAGTGTTGTGCAGTGGCAAAACACCCAACTGCTAAGGCGATCGCCTGCACTGGTTGCCAATCATGGGCAATCCAGTTCTGGTTAATACAGAATTGTCGTAATTGGGTACCGATGACGGAAAAACTAGCCCCGACTAAGACTCCAATCCCAATTTGTTCCAGAAATAAAGTTGTTAGTAAATTAACCGTGTTATTGTCTGAATTATTTCCCGTCGTGATTGCAAGTAAGGCCAACAAAAGGGGGACACAAATCCCATCATTCAGGCCACTCTCAACATTGAGGTCTTCTCTGATATTGTCAGGAACTTGGGGATTTGTCACCACAGCCTTTCCTAAGGCCGCATCTGTAGGGGCTAACATAACTGCTAATAAAGCCGCTTCTACTGTACTAAATTCGGGAAACAGAAGGGTACTCAAGCCAAACCCTAGCAAAATCGTCAGTGGTAGTCCTATGGCCAACAGTCGCCAAGGCAAACGCAAACTATTTTTTAATACCCCTAAATTGGCATTAGCAGCATCAGTAAAAAGAATGAGGGCAAGGGTTAACTCAACAATTGTTTTAAGATTTTCAGAGGTAACATTGAAGTGAAGAATTCCCAATCCAAAGGGGCCGAGTAATAATCCAGTAAACGAAAAAACGATAGCATCAGAAACCCAGGTACGTCCTAAAAGTCCAGCAATTAGGCTGTAAATAAAAATAAAAATTGCGATAATCGACCAATCTGTATAGGGTTCAAACATAATCTAAAAACTTTTGTACCATCATTTTTTCACAATCCAGTTAACTTAGCAATTAATTCCTAGACTAATTTAAGGTTTGAGGCTTCCCCCTCGAATTATCCAACCAATAGCACCACTAATAGTGGCTGTTATTGTAATGATTACGATCTGTCTCCAGTTCTTAAGTTCTCCCACTTTCTCCGCTAAATCACTAATTTTATGAATTGATGGTTTCCATTCATCTAGACGAGCATCAACAATTCCTATTTGCTTATCTATTCCATTAATATCTTCTTTAAGTTCAGTAATATCTTGTTTGACGTTACTAATATCTTGTCTTGTTTCAACAATGTCTTGTTTGACGTTACTAATATCTTGTCTTGTTTCAACAATGTCTTGTTTGACATTACTAATATCTTGTTTAACGTTACCAATATCTTGTCTGACCTCAACAATATCTTGCTTGATTTCTGTAAATCCGCTATTGATCAAGTCTTTGAGTTCTTGAAGGTCATTTGCTGTCACCTTGCTCATGGTTTTATTCCCCTAATTATTTTACAAATTTAGCCTTTGACTAACTACCAATTCCCAGGCTAATTTAGCTGCACCAATCATCCCTGCTTGATTACCTAATTTTGCCGTCAATAACTGTAAATCTTGTCGAGAACTGAGTAAAACTCTTCTTTCTATTTCCTCTAGGGTAGCAGGAAAAAAATAGGGTGTACTGCCACTGACTCCACCTCCAATAATAACGGCTTCTGGGGTTAAAACATAGATTAAACTCGCTAAACCTGCCCCTAATAAGCGACCATACCCTTGCCAAAATTCTAAGGCTTCTCGGTTGCCTTTTTGCGCTAATTGACCTAATTCTGCTGGTTCTTTGCCTGTCATGCGACGAATTGCTTGAATAGAGGCATACTGTTCTAATGACCCTTGGTTGCCACTATTACAGGGGGGGCCATCAAAATTTAAGGTAATTAACCCTAATTCCCCGGCTGCCCCCAAATGTCCGGTAAACAAATGACCATTGAGAATAATTGCCCCACCGACTCCCGTACCAAGAGTTAATAAAATGAGGTTTTTAAAGGATTTTCCCGCCCCTAACCAAGCTTCTCCTAACCCCGCACAGTTGGCATCATTAGCGATAGTGGTGGGCAGTCCGCTTGCTTCTTCTAACCAGTCAGCAAGGGGGACATCTTGCCATCCTGAGAGGTTAATGGCTACTTTCGCAATTCTTCCGGTTCCATCGGCTGGCCCTGGGGTTCCTACTCCTAAGGCGAGACAGTCTTGATCGTGATTAAGTTCCCGAATTGCCGTTATCATTGCCCCTAAAACGGCTTTTGGGGTGGCAGGTTGAGGAGTGGCAACTGTTAGGGAGTTTAAACAAGTACCATCTTCCAGAAAAAGTCCTAATTTAATCGCAGTTCCACCGAGATCCAAACCAATGACGGATGATTTTTTTTTCATATACTAAACGTACAATCTACTTAACCAGTAAAATAAGTCCGAAGAATAGGGGGATTTTAACACTAAAACCTATTCCCTATTCCCTATTACTAATTAATTGTTTTTGAGATAATAGTTCTGGGGAATAATTTGAATTTTTTCCCAAGCAGTAATGGCATGATAAAGGTTTTCAGCTAACCGAGTATTGGCCTTATCTGTAAGATGAACTGTATCAGCAAACATCGGAGTCGGAAAATTAGAATTACCGTTATAGAAATTCACAACTTTCACATTTTTAGGATAAGCTTTCGCTAACTGTTGTGTTGTCTTAACAAACTCTCCATAAGCTTTGGGGAATTTTTCAACATATTCGTTACCAATGCGATCGCGGATAGCTTTTTCATCAGCAGAAAGTTTCTCAACAGGGCGGCCAGTAATTTCAGGTTGAATTGCCAGAACCACCGGAATACCTAGGCGAGAAGACATCTGAATTAATCGTTGATGATTTACTCGATAACGTTCGACTCGTTGTTTTAATTCTTCTTGATTATTCGGTAAAAAATGTTTTAAAGCTTTGCCATCATTATTCACCACTAGACTTGTTTGGGCGACAGGTAAGGTAGTTTTAGCAGAACCTGTCCAGGAATTAATCAGTTTAACTAATCCAGTATTTTGTAACCATTGATCAAAGGAAAAGTTTAAAGAATTCTGAAAATGTCCCTTAGCATCAGCTAAAAATTCATCAATATGGGGAATATCAGTTTGAGGGGAATTACTGGATAACATTACATCCCCATAACCATCTAAAACCACAATTAAATCGGGTTGATAAGGTAGAATTTTTAGAGCTAATTGTGCTAATTCATTGCCAGAAGTATAACCAGGAACTGCCGCATTAATCACCCGATAATTCCCTTCTCGAATTTTCGGGGGCAATTTCATTAATTGTTGTCTAGTTGGTACAAAAAAGGGAAAAACATCAGGACGATATTTCGCCGGAGAACTTTTTTGTTGACTTACTCGCTGTTTAAGACGGGTTTCTAATCGATGACTAATGGTAGCATCATTATTGGGGTTTAATTGCCCAAAAGCAGTGGAACCCCCTAAGACAAAAATACGAATTTCATTCTTGGGTTTAGCTAAAGGGAGAGGATCATTATCCCGTAACCCTTGCTCATTAATTTTCAAGAATTCACTCTTTTGTTTACTGACTAATTCATAACCCGTCGTGGGGCTACGTTTGACCACTAATTTACCTTGATCGATCAAACCTTCGATGGGTTTTTCCGTTGCCGTTAAAAATTTTAGTTTATAGGCTTGTACTAAAGGCGATTTGCCATTAATATTGTTGCCTGTACCCGTAATCCCTAGATAAGCTTGTGCTAAGAGTTCTGATAGGATAATTAATACCGGAATAGAGATAATTAGCCATAATAAGGAAATTTTAGGCCGATTTTTCCCTTTATTATAGTAAGAGCTATTGTAATAAGAGCCGTAAGATCGGGTTTTTTTGGGTAATTTCAGCATTAAGTGGTTGCCTCTGTAAAAATAGGTTTACAAAATTAATGATTGAACCTTAGCATTGAATTGGGTTAGGAATCTAGGTATTTGCTTGGAGAGCTAACCCCAGAATTTTCCTATCATCTCTGATGTAAGCGTCATTTGTGAAGATTTATGGCTTATAAATTGTTGTTTGTCTGTCTCGGTAATATTTGTCGTTCTCCCTCAGCCGAGAATATTATGAACTATTTGCTCAAACAGCAAGGGTTAGAACATTTGATCGTTTGCGATTCGGCAGGGACATCAAGTTATCATGTTGGGGCTTCTCCTGATCGGCGAATGCGGGCAACAGCGGCCCGTCGAGGAATTGAACTTTTGGGCAGTGCCAGACAATTTGACGTATCTGACTTTGAAAAGTTTGACTTGATTTTAGCAATGGATCGACAAAATTATCAGGATATCTTAACCCTTGATGGACAAAATTGCTATCGGGACAAGGTGCGTTTGATGTGTGATTTTGCGACTCAATCTCCCGAAAAAGAAGTCCCTGATCCTTATTATGGAGGGCAAGAAGGGTTTGATCGGGTGATCGATTTATTGTTAGATGCTTGTGCCGGATTATTAGAGGAAATAAGGGGACGTGAGGATGTGAGGGGGTGATGGGTTGATGGGGTGAGAAGACAACTTGTTAAAACTTAAGAAAAAAATTGACGCACCAGGGAAAGTGATTGCAAAATGAAGTTGGTTGTGAGGAACATCTGCGCGCTGGTCTAAGTCCCTACCACATTTATTTTTGTGGGAAGTTTTGGAACCCTGTGTTAAACACCCATACCTGTACTGGGTATGTTATTCACGTTGTTCCTGTCTAAGTTTTAAACCAGGACAAAAGTGGTCAATTAACTAACCACTGACATAATTCCGGAATGTCTGGAAATCGAATCATTCTCTTGTATGAAAAAGAGTCACCTTTTCGGGTGAGTTTACCTCTTTTTGGTCTGGGTATGGTGGAGACATATCAACTGGCTGTCAAAATTTTTTAAGAGAAACACACACAATGTTATTTTGCAAATCGTTTTTACCCTCACTCACACATCTTTCTTTCTTATCCATTAGTTTTTTTCTCGGTTTAGGAACCCTTAACGGTTTGCCTGCTGTGGCCGCACAGAAAGGGGCCCCTAACCCACAAAACAGGGTAGCTCAATCACCCCTATTAGCACAAACATCTTCCTCTCATTTGCTCGCCAATGGGGTCTATCTTTATGGCCGCTCTCCCCATGCGGAAGAAATTGGACAAGAATACATGGTCTTTCGTATAGAAAAAGGGGAAATTAAAGGGGCGGTTTATCTGCCACAATCTGAGTTTAGCTGTTTTTCGGGGACACTTAACGGGGGTCAGATGAATTTGTCAATTGTTGACCCTTATGACGGCAGTAAGTATGCCTATTCTATTTCATTGCAAAGCTCTTCCCCTATGGCAAGCAATGCTCAAGTATCAGAAATGAATTTACAAGGCTATCATCGTCTTAACAAGATTAGTGACAATGATCATCGTATTCTCAGCACTTGTTTAAAAGAATAAGGGTTAGAATTCGATCCCTGCTTGAGCTTTCACTCCTTGCTCTTTAAAAGGATGTTTGATTAATTTCATTTCAGTCACTAAGTCAGCGACTTCAATTAATTCTGAGGGCGCACCACGTCCGGTTAAAATA
Protein-coding regions in this window:
- a CDS encoding cation:proton antiporter — its product is MFEPYTDWSIIAIFIFIYSLIAGLLGRTWVSDAIVFSFTGLLLGPFGLGILHFNVTSENLKTIVELTLALILFTDAANANLGVLKNSLRLPWRLLAIGLPLTILLGFGLSTLLFPEFSTVEAALLAVMLAPTDAALGKAVVTNPQVPDNIREDLNVESGLNDGICVPLLLALLAITTGNNSDNNTVNLLTTLFLEQIGIGVLVGASFSVIGTQLRQFCINQNWIAHDWQPVQAIALAVGCFATAQHLGGSGFISCFVGGLVFGGIVKRGKKELLIAAEATGDTLSLITWVAFGSSVVVLVFNHPSWQAFLYGVLSLTLIRMLPVFIALFGMKLDLWTKLFIGWFGPRGLASIVFAVIVLDEKLPHSQEIAIIVATTIILSILAHGLTANPLANRYGQWIAQQKVSH
- a CDS encoding ROK family protein produces the protein MKKKSSVIGLDLGGTAIKLGLFLEDGTCLNSLTVATPQPATPKAVLGAMITAIRELNHDQDCLALGVGTPGPADGTGRIAKVAINLSGWQDVPLADWLEEASGLPTTIANDANCAGLGEAWLGAGKSFKNLILLTLGTGVGGAIILNGHLFTGHLGAAGELGLITLNFDGPPCNSGNQGSLEQYASIQAIRRMTGKEPAELGQLAQKGNREALEFWQGYGRLLGAGLASLIYVLTPEAVIIGGGVSGSTPYFFPATLEEIERRVLLSSRQDLQLLTAKLGNQAGMIGAAKLAWELVVSQRLNL
- a CDS encoding SGNH/GDSL hydrolase family protein is translated as MLKLPKKTRSYGSYYNSSYYNKGKNRPKISLLWLIISIPVLIILSELLAQAYLGITGTGNNINGKSPLVQAYKLKFLTATEKPIEGLIDQGKLVVKRSPTTGYELVSKQKSEFLKINEQGLRDNDPLPLAKPKNEIRIFVLGGSTAFGQLNPNNDATISHRLETRLKQRVSQQKSSPAKYRPDVFPFFVPTRQQLMKLPPKIREGNYRVINAAVPGYTSGNELAQLALKILPYQPDLIVVLDGYGDVMLSSNSPQTDIPHIDEFLADAKGHFQNSLNFSFDQWLQNTGLVKLINSWTGSAKTTLPVAQTSLVVNNDGKALKHFLPNNQEELKQRVERYRVNHQRLIQMSSRLGIPVVLAIQPEITGRPVEKLSADEKAIRDRIGNEYVEKFPKAYGEFVKTTQQLAKAYPKNVKVVNFYNGNSNFPTPMFADTVHLTDKANTRLAENLYHAITAWEKIQIIPQNYYLKNN
- a CDS encoding low molecular weight protein-tyrosine-phosphatase, with protein sequence MAYKLLFVCLGNICRSPSAENIMNYLLKQQGLEHLIVCDSAGTSSYHVGASPDRRMRATAARRGIELLGSARQFDVSDFEKFDLILAMDRQNYQDILTLDGQNCYRDKVRLMCDFATQSPEKEVPDPYYGGQEGFDRVIDLLLDACAGLLEEIRGREDVRG